The genomic stretch GAAGACGAAGTGCTGGCCGACTTGCGGTCCGAGTTCCCGGGCCTGAGCGTCGGCTTCGGCGGGCGGCAACGCGAGGAGTCGCGGGCGATGGAGCAACTCCGCACCGGCTTGCTTGTCGCGGGCATCCTCATCTACGCACTGCTCGCCGCGCTGTTCCGCAGCCACGCACAGGCGGTCGTCGTGATGGGCGTCGTGCCGGTCGCGGTCGCGGCGGCCATCTTCGGTCACGTGTTGCTCGGCTACGACCTGTCGGTCGTCAGCCTGTTCGGCATCATCGCCGTCGGCGGCCTGGCGGTGAACGGCGGGCTCGTCCTGGTCAAAGAAGCCAATCGCCGTCGCGACGAGGAGGACGCCGACCCCTTCGCCGCCGCCGCGGGTGCCTCGCGCCGTCGCCTGCGGCCGATCCTGCTGACCAGCCTGACGACCTTCGCCGGCTTGGCTCCGATGATCCTCGAAACCGACCCACAGGCACTGTTCCTCGTCCCGATGGCCATCGCGCTGGGCGTCGGCACGCTCGTCAGCGGCCTGATCCTCCCCCTCGCCGTCCCCGCCGGGCTCCTGGTCGTCAACGACATCGTCCGGCTACGGCACCGCCTCACAGCGCCCCAGGAACCGTCACTCGCCAGCTCGCCAACGCAGGCCTAGTGGCCGTCTCACCACGCACCGCGTTGGATGACGACGCGGTAGCCGTCGAGGTCTTCGAACGTTCGCCCAGCCCGGTCCCAATACGGGTTGTACGACGCGACCTGCCGAAACCCAGCCGCCACCATCCGTTCACACCGCTGCTCCCACTCGGCTGAGTCCAAGACGTAGAAGACGACGAGATGATCCTGCGTCGGTGCATCCGGCACAACGTGGCCGCGATGGTGCGTGAACTCGAAGTGATACGCCGCCCCCGGACTTCCGAGCATGACGCCGTCAAAGCCGTCGTGGTCGTCGAACGCGCCGATCACTTCGAGCCCGAGCCCATCGCGATACATCGCCACGATCGCCGCCAACCGATTCGTCGGCCGGGCCACCCGAAGCTGCGTCGACCCATCCATGACGCCGCGACGCTAGCGATCGTCCGTCGAAGGGTGACGACCGACGCGGCTGTATCCAGCGACGCGCTGACCCATAGCGACAAAACCGCACTGACCATCGCACTCCATGGACAAGCATGAGGCAAAGAGTTGGCGGGACGTAAGCCTGTTCGAACGTGCACCGTCTGCCCCTGTGCCGCACCCGTTCATCCAGTCCCACTAGCAGCCGGCCGAGGGTTCGGTACGCTGGAGCGGCCATGACGACGCTGCAGATTCACGACCAGACCCTCGACGGCCAGCGCGATGCTGCTCCGACGGAGCTGACCTTCGATGGGCTGGCCGAGACGGTGACCGTCCGCGAGCTGATCCGGGCCCGCGTCTACCAGGAGGCCGACGACCACAACCGCCGCGTCCGCGAGGCCAATGCCGGTGCCCAGCCGTACGGCGGCCTCGTCACGCCCGCCGACGCCGAACGCGAGCTCAACGGCCCGAAGCACGGCCGGCTACTGGCCAAGGAGGTCGACTGGCGCAAGCAGTTCGACGCCGCAATCGACGCGTTCGAGCGGAACGGCTTTCTGATTCTGGTCGATGACGAACAGTTAACCGACCTCGACGCCGCGATCACGCTCGGCCCGAGCACCGACGTCGCATTTGTTCGGCTCACCATGTTGGTGGGAGGCTGAGGCGATGGGGGAACAAAACCTGCCGCCGTTGACCGTCTACGACGAGCCGCGACCCTGGTCGCCGGAGGCAGCTGACTTGGTTCAGCAGGTTTGGCCCGGCCCGCGGCCATTGCTCGATGAGGCTTTCGCGAAAGCGGATCAGTTCCACGCACGCGTCGAGCTCTTTCCTTACGCCGAGCTGGCATCAGAATACGAGCGTCTTGCGCATCTCCTGAGAAAGCTCATCGATGACCGGCTGAGCGCCCATTCGTCATTTGTCGGCGACATGGAATCCTACAAGAGCTTAATCAAGAGCTCGAAGCAATCATTTACCACCCGAACGCTTCTAGCCGCAGAGCATCTCGGTAGGTGGTTGTGGCAGACGCCGCTGATCGACAGATCCTGGAAGTCTGATACTCGAACGGTGGCAATTGCGTGGTCCGAAGTGACACGGGCACTCGATGACCTGCGGCAGCGTCTCTGGTCGCGTCGAAGCGTGCCTCCTTTACGAGAGCTTACTGCATTGATTGCTGTCGCGAAGCACTTTCATCGAGAGCGAAGTGACTGGCCGTATGCGAGTAAGGAGTCAGTCAGCGTCTCGAGGCTGATCATCGCGTACTGGAGAAGTCACGGCGACATAGATTCTCAGACTCGCCAAGAGGCACAACGTCTTCGAGACCTAGTCTCTGACTGCCACTATGCCGGTACGGACGTTCGAAAGCTTCAACACGATTTTGAGGAGTTGCTGGGTGATGAGACGTTCGAACTAGTCGGCGGCGACGTCTGGTCGGACACACTTAGCGCAGACACAGAACACTCCTCGACCTGGCAGGCACTGCTGCGATTCTGCCGAACGGTCAACGTGACAAAGGCGTCCAAGCCGTGGATGAAGCAGGCCCGTCCGCTGGTCGAGGCGGTTGGGCAAACGTCGGTCTCCGACGCGGTCCGACGCTGGTTTCCGCTCGTGGGCCTGGCCGGATCGGTAGAACGCCAGTGGAACGGCTACCTCGACGACCCATCACGCTCGGTGCCGCTCTTCGACAACCAGGCTGTCCTGGCCGGACTCGCCTGGGCGGCGTGCTCGGGGTGTGATGATCCGCCGTTGACGGCAGTGGCCGACGCTGCGGCGAAGTGTTACCAAAACATTCCGAAGGTCGGCGTTCGTTGCGAGTCGCTGGGCAACAGCTTCGTCCGCGCGATCGCAAACACATCGACCCGCGACGCGGCCGTGCAGCTGCTGCGTTTGGAGCACCTCGTTCGCCAGCCGAAACACCGCAAGACCATCAACAAGGCAGTCGCCAAGCTGTGCGAGGACCTCGGCGAGGAGCGTGCCACACTCGAAGAGGCGGCGGTGCCCGACTACGGCTTGGTCGACGGGAGCGTGCGCGAACGAGTCGCCGATGCAGAAGCCGAGCTGACCGTCGCTCCGCGCGATCGAGTTGTGGTCGCTTGGAGTTATGTCGACGGCAAGGGTCGGTCCAAGACGTCCCGATCGGCACCGAAGGCTGTCCGCGACTCGGAGCCCGAAGCCGTCGAAGCTATCAAGCGAAAGGCGAAGGAGATCGAGTCGCTTCTCCCGGCTCAGAGGTCGCGGCTGGAGCTAATGCTCCGCGAGACGCGCACGTGGCGATTCGATGCCTGGCGGTCCGCATACCTGGACCATGGCCTCGTCGGGACGGTTGCCCGCCGCCTCATCTGGTCGATCGATGGCATTGAGGTCGTCTGGATCGACGGAAGGCTTCACGACGTCGCAGGCAAGCCGATCGAGTTCGCGGCAACAGCAAAAGTGCAACTGTGGCACCCGATTACGGCCAAGGCAGACGACGTACTTCGATGGCGACAGCGGCTCGAAGCAACGGGCGTGACGCAGCCGTTCAAGCAGGCGCATCGGGAGGTTTACGTCCTGACGGATGCCGAGCGTCAGACGAGTGTCTACTCGAATCGCTTTGCGGCACACATTCTGAAGACGCCGACACTCGTCGCGGTGGCCCAGAAACGTCGCTGGGTGGTCGGGCTCTTCGGCGGCGAATCGTCACCGAAGACAGAGCTGCCCGCGTGGAACATGCGAGCAGAGTTCTGGGTCGACGAAGCCGATGTCGGCGACGGTGATCAGGATGATGGATACAGCTTCGGCCCGAGTTACCTCGCGACGGATCAGGTTCGGTTCCATGAGCTCGGCGAGCAGGACCCGATGCCGCTGGATCGCGTGCCTCCCGTCGTGCTGAGCGAGGTGATGCGAGATGTCGACCTCTTCGTCGGCCTCGCAAGCGTCGGCAACGACCCGCAGTGGCGCGACCGTGGCGTTGAGCAACGCTACCGAGACTACTGGCACGACTTCTCCTTCGGCGACCTTGGCCAGACGGCTCAGACGCGGAAGGCGGTGTTGGAGAAGCTCATCCCGCGGTTGAAGATCGCGGAGCGCTGCTCGTTCTCCGACAAGTTCCTCGTCGTTCACGGGGACGTGCGGACGTACAAGATCCACCTCGGCAGCGGCAACATTCTCATGGAGCCGAATGATCAGTACCTCTGCATCGTGCCCGACAGGCGGGCGGAGGCGGCGACGGAAAAGAGCTACCTGCCGTTCGAGGGCGACCGCACGATGAGCGTCATCGTCAGCAAAGCGCTGCTGCTGGCGGATGACACGAAGATTACGGATTCGACGATCATTTCTCAGATTCGCTGATCGCCTCGGCGAGTTCGTGGTCGAGGTGTCGCCGCCTCTGCTTGAGGCTTTGATCTCGCCCTTCAGCTTCTTGTGAAGCTTCGGTTTTGTGTACTGATCTTGTCAATCGGCGGCGGGTTTGCCCATGCCAGGTTTATTGCAAGCGGCGCGCCGGCCTCACCAGAGGTCGTCGGTCGTGCGTTGCATGAAGGCGAAAAAGCACATGCGTTCCTGCTTCTCGACCACGCCGCGAAGGCTGAAGAGCTTGAAGTACCAGGCCCGTTCGGATTCCAGCGGACTCTCGTCATCCGGGTCCGGAACGGAGGCCCGGCCGACGACGTCGACGGCGGGCACGCTCATCAGCGTGTCGCACAGGTGCAGGATGTCCATCTCGTCGACGGCGAGCGTCGAGAGCAGAAACAAGCCGTGCTTCTGGAGCGTGTCGCGGAGATACCACGCGGCCGGGTCGGCCTCGATCTCGTCGAGCGCTTCGAGGTACTTCTGGTCGGCTTCGTCGCTTCGCCAGCCGAGCTCCTGACGTTCGTCTTCGCGGCGTTGCTCCAGGGCCACCTCGACGTGGGCCTTGTAACGTTCGTAGAAGCTGTCGACCTCGTCACCGGCGAGCCAGCGGACGATCATCGCTTCGTTGGGGCGACGCAGGATGTGGTAATCGTTGGTCGTCAGCCGGGGCTGCGCGACGGGCATCGTCAGCACGCGACGGGCAGCATCAACGCCATCGGCGGGCAGGATCGGACCGGTGTTGGTGTCCTTCTGCTTCTCCAGTTTGCCGATTGTCTGCTGCAGCTCGCGGGCGACCTCGGCGTCGAGGTTGATGATCGCCGCGTCGAATTTGCGTGGGCCCTCGTAGACGGCGGCGAGCTCGCCGTGGATGCGGAGCTGCTCGACGACCTCGCGTGCTCGCGTCTCGGGATCGGCGGCGACGTTGTCCTGGGCGTCGAAGCTGTCGAAGCCGTCCTCGTCTTCAAAATCGGCCGGCATGGAACGAGCGTACGGCCGCGAGTTTCGAGGCTGGGCGTATCCTGTTCAGACGGCTATTTTGCCGTTCTCCCCGAACCTTTACCAATAACGCCATGTCCACCACTGCCGCCGCTGACGCACGAATCACGACCAATGGACGCTGTCCCGTCATGGGCATTTCAGGCCTCGCCCTCGGCAAGTCCGGCTACGCCAACAAGGACTGGTGGCCCGATCAGCTCGACGTCGGCATCCTCCACCAGCACGGCGGCAAGGCCAGCCCGATGGCGGACGATTTCGACTACGCCAAGGCGTTCGAGTCGCTGGATTTGGCGGAGGTGAAGAAGGACATCGAGAAGGTGCTGACGACCAGCGTCGACTGGTGGCCGGCCGACTTCGGGCACTACGGGCCGTTCATGATCCGCATGGCGTGGCACGCGGCCGGCACGTATCGCACGGCTGACGGTCGCGGCGGCAGCGGGTCGGGCATGTTGCGTTTCGCGCCGCTCAACTCCTGGCCTGACAACGCGAACCTCGACAAGGCGCGCCGGCTCATCTGGCCGGTGAAGCAGAAGTACGGCAGCAAGCTGTCGTGGGGTGATCTCATGATCCTGACCGGCAACGTCGCGATCGAGTCGATGGGCCTGCCGACGTTCGGCTTCGGCGGCGGACGCGTCGACCGGTGGGAGCCGGACGATGGCATCTACTGGGGCCCGGAACAAGAGTGGCTCGCCGACAAGCGGTACGACGGCAAAGAGCCCGGCAAGCGCATGCTCGAAACGCCGCTCGGTGCCGTGCAGATGGGCCTGATTTACGTCAACCCGCAGGGCAGCAACGGTCGACACGATCCGAAGGAGTCGGCACACGACATCCGCGAGACGTTCGGCCGAATGGCGATGAACGACTACGAGACCGTCGCGCTCGTCGCCGGTGGGCACACGTTCGGCAAGTCGCACGCGGCGGCCGAGCCGGCAATGCACGTCGGGCCCGAGCCGGAGAGCGCCGCGATCGCCGATCAGGGCTTCGGCTGGCGCAACTCGTTCGAATCGGGTCGCGGTGCCCACACGATCACGAGCGAGATGGAAGGCGTCTGGACGAGCAAGCCGACGCAGTGGGACAACGACTACCTCGACAAGCTCTTCAAGTACGACTGGCAACAGACGCGTTCGCCCGCGGGTGCCGTGCAGTGGGAGCCGGTCGGCGACGTCGATGAGAGCGACCTCGTGCCCGACGCGCACGACCCGAGCAAGAAGCACAAGCCGATGATGTTCACGACGGACCTCTCGCTGAAGGAGGATCCGTCGTACAAGGAGATTTCGAGGCATTTCCAGCAGAATCCCGAAGAGTTCGGCCAGGCATTCGCCAAGGCGTGGTACAAGCTGACCCACCGCGACATGGGCCCGCACGAGCGTCTGCTCGGGCCGGAAGTGCCCGAGCCGCAGCTTTGGCAGGATCCGGTACCCGCGGTCGAAGGCGAGCTCGTCAACGACGAGGACGTCAAGCAGCTCAAGGCGAAGCTGCTCGACAGCGGCCTGACCACGGCCCAGCTCGTCTCGACGGCTTGGGCAGCAGCGTCGAGCTTCCGCGGCACCGACAAGCGCGGCGGAGCCAACGGCGGTCGCATTCGTCTCGAGCCACAGAAATCCTGGACGATCAATCAACCCGACGAGCTCGCGAAGGTTCTGCCGGTGTTGGAGAAAGTCGCCGACGACTGGAACGCGTCGAGCGACCGCAAGATCAGCTTCGCCGACACCGTCGTTCTCGGCGGATGTGCCGGCGTCGAATCGGCGGCAAAGCAGGGCGGCGTTGACGTGACCGTGCCATTCCGTCCGGGTCGGACCGATGCGTCGCAGGAGCACACCGATGTCGACTCGTTCAACGTGCTCGAAATCACGGCCGACGGTTTCCGCAACTACATCTCATCCGACCACACGAAGCCGGCCCACGAGCTGCTCATCGATCGGGCCCACCTGCTCAACCTGACCGCGCCGGAAATGACGGCGCTTGTCGGCGGACTGCGCGTCCTCGGCACCAACGTCGGTCACCCGACGCTCGGCCTGTTCACCGAACGCCCGGGGACGCTGAGCAACGACTTCTTCGTCAACCTGCTCGACATGCAGTACGAGTGGGGCGTCAGCACCATGTGCGACCACTTCTACGAGGGCAAGCACCGCGAGACGGGCGAGACCAAGTGGATGGGCACGAGCGTCGACTTGCTCTTCGGCAGCAACAGCATCTTGCGGGCGCTTGCAGAGGTCTACGCGAGCGACGATGCCGGCGAAATGTTTATCCACGACTTCATCACAGCGTGGAACAAGGTGATGGAACTCGATCGATTCGACCGTTGAGTTCCGATCCGACGAAGCACCGCCATACGGACACAACTCGATGTGAAGAACATGATGTTGCTGGCACGGCAAGTGCATGGTCGGCAACACAGTGCAGGAGTCGTCGTCTTATCCCGGCACGTGTGCCGTCGATGTTTTGATCATCGGCGGCGGTTGCGCGGGACTGGCGCTGGCACACCGCTTGGAGTCGTCGTCGCTGAGCGTTGCAGTCGTCGAGCCGCGCACTGACTACGGTCGCGATCGCACTTGGTGTTTCTGGCTCGACGAATCGCCCGACCGGCGTGATCCTGCCGACGCGATTCCGGAAGTCGTTCGCAAGAACATCCGCTGGCGATGGTCCAAGTGGGCCGTCGACGGCGGGATGGGTGATGCGGTGATTCGGTCAATGCCCGGGCTCTCGTATGCCGGGCTCACGGCGACCGACTACTACGACGCGATCCTTCCGACGCTCAAGAAGACCACGCTCTATCGCGGCTGGTCTGCAGACCGTGTCGACGCGACCGGTGCTCGGATCCGTCGAGATGGCGAGTCGGTCGAGCTCGCAGCGCGATTCGTCGTCGACACTCGTCCGCCCGCGAGCTACAGGCCCAACCCGACGACGCGTGAGTCGGTCGGCGCTTCGGACGGCGACGAAGACCTGATTCAGCAGTTCGTCGGCCGAACGTTCCGAGGCAAGCTGGATCAGTCGCTCGCGACCGTGATGCAGTTCGACGAGGACTCCGAGACAGAGACCGGGCTCGCGTTCCTCTACGTCCTGCCCGTCGGCGACGACGAAGTGCTGGTCGACTGGACTGGCATGCTCCGAGCCCCGCTGGCATGGAGCGAGGCAGAAGCACGGCTCATCGAAGGGGTCCAAAAGCACTACCCACAGCTCGAGCTCGACGAGGACGGCTACGCCGAGTCGGGCCTGTTGCCGATGTCGTCGGCGAGCGATGTTCGACCCAAAGACGACGGCATCGTCCGCCTCGGCATTCGCGGCGGCGCGTGCCGGCCGAGCACCGGTTACGCCTTCCTCCAGATCCAACGCCAAGCGCAAAAGCTGGCGGACGAACTGACGCACCGCGACGACCTTGTGGCACCTGCACCAGCTGGCCGGAGTCGCTGGCTTCAGCTCCTCGATCACATTTTCGTTCGCAAGCTGCGCAAGGAGCCCGAAGCCTTCCCAGGCCTGTTTGCAAGGCTTTTCCGCCAAGTCCGGCCGGACCGGCTAGCTCGCTTCTTATCGGACGTCCCGACCGCGCGCGATGGAGCCTCGGTCGTCATGGCGATGCCGAAGCTTCCATTTGCCAAAGAAGCGATCGCTGGGCTTGGCGTCGTACGTCGAATCAAGTCGATTGACTGGCAGTCGCACCGCCGCCTGGCCGTTCCGGTCACGGCGGTGTTGACGTTGGTTCTCGTCGGCCTGCTGCAGTGGCTGTCGATTCCAGCAACTGTCCAGGTCGGCCTGCTCGCGATTGCGGCAGCCGTCGGCATGGCGCATGGTGCGACGGACGTCTGGGTCGGACGCCGACTCTTCGGCAACACCGCTCAAGGGCGTGCGCGATTCGGCCAGCTGTATGTCGCACTCGCAGCGGCAGCGGTGGGGCTGTACCTCCTCGCGCCCGGCGTCTGGCTCGTCGGTTTCCTCGCACTGTCTCTACTGCACTTTGGCTTCGGCGAGTTGCCTTCGCTGACACCGCGATCGATCGGCGAGGGCGTCGAGTCGCTTGTCCGCGGGCTGATGCCGATCGCCTTGCCGGCTCTGATCTTTGCCGGCGACGTGCAGTTCGCACTCGCCGCGATCGCGCCGTCGTCCGCCGCGATCGTGACATCGACGCTCGCGTTCCTCGCCGTGCCGACGTTGTTGGCTGTGGGCGTGCTCCTCGTGGTGGACGTGGCAGCCAGACGCTGGCTGTCCGCCGCAGAACTCGTGGCCGTCGCGGCGTTGTTGGTCTTCGTGCCGCCGCTTTTGGCGTTCGCTGTCTACTTCGCCCTCTGGCATTCGACGCGGCACCTGCTGAGCGACGTCATCGACGCTCCGGCCGGTGGTGCCGAGCGTCCGATCGCACCTGTCGTCTTCGCAACGATTGCCCCGGTCGCCGGTGCATTGATCATTTGGCCGTTGCTTTGGGCATCGCCTTTGGCTGGCGGCGCTCTGTCGGCAACGTCTGCAGCGATTCGCGTCGTGTTCGTCACGCTGGGCTGCCTGACGGTCCCGCACATGCTTCTCGTTTTCGTCGCCGCTCGCCGCCACGTGGTGGCACAGCAGCAGGCGACGTCATCCGTTCGGCAGGCCCCTTCGGTCGCCGTTTCACCTTCCGCTCTAACGCTCTAATTCAGGAGACCTGCCGATGGTCATGGAGAACTTCATCGTGTTCAGCCCTTGGGCGAACTTCATCATCGCCCACGTGCTGAGCCTTGGAGCTGCAGCCATGTTTGCGGGGCTTGTCTACTTCATCGTCACGGCGAAGCAGATCAGCCCGAAGTACCGCGTTGCCAACTGGCTCGGCGCGGTCGTCATGGTTTCAGCTGCTCTGGAACTGGGCAACCAGTACATCGTCTGGAAAAGCTCGATCGTGCCGTTCACCGGTGCCGACGGTGCCACGCTCTTCGCTGTCGGCGAAAACAGCTCGCGCTTCAGCAACGGCTACCGCTACGTGAACTGGTCGATCGATGTGCCCGTGCTGCTCGCGCAGTTCGTGGTCGTCTTCGGACTCATGGGCAAGAAATTCTGGTCGCCCGTGATTCAGTTCACGATCGCCGGCTTGCTCATGATCTACTTCGGTTACATCGGCCAGTTCTTCGAGGCCGTTCCAGAAGCTGGCACTCAGATCGCCGCTGGCGCTAGCAGTGTCGGTGGTGACCTTCTGGCCAGCAACGTCGGTCAGAACGCGACCTACTGGCTCATGTTTGTCGTGTCCTGCGTCTTCTACCTCTGGATTCTGTACCTGGTGCTCGCGGTCGGCCTGAACAAGGACAACCTTGCCAAGCTGCCGCCCAAGGCCCAGGCGTGGATGAAGGCTGTCGTCTGGACGCTCTTCGGATCGTGGATGCTCTACCTCGTCGGCTACCTCATGCCGGCCGTGAGCATCTCCGAAGAATCTGCCGTGATCCGTCAGATGGCATACACCATCGCCGACATCGTCTCGAAGGTGCTCTACGGCATCATGCTCGGCTACGTTGCGGTCCTTCGCAGCAACGCCGAGGGTTACAACGAAGACCGACTCGACCGCATTGGTTACGACCAGGGCGGCAAGCAGCTGGGTCAGTACGACCCGACGACCGAGGCGACCGCCTGAACGCAGGCAACTGGACGTTCCGGAACGTCTTACCCGGAGGCAGGGCCATCAACGTGACCCTGCCTCTTTCATTGGCGGCGCCGCCGCAGAAGCTCAAGACGTTGATTGTGCTACGGTCCGCCCGCTTTGGACGCTCGGCCACTAGGACTCATCGCGGGCGAGGGAATCTTCCCGATCCTCGTCGCACGCGGAGCAAAGGCGGCGGGGCGACGCGTGATCTGCGCCGGCTTCGACGGCATGGCCGACCCGAAGCTGGTCGACGAGGTGGACGCCTACCGGCCCGTCAGCTTCGTCCGGGTCACGTCCTGGACGCGCTTCCTCCGCAAGCACGACGTGGCCGAGGCGATCATGGTCGGCCGGGTGGCGAAGCAGAATCTGCACGTCAAGCACGAGATGCTCTGGGCCTTGCGTCAGGTGCCCGACTGGGCGACCTTCTGGGCCTGGTTCACCGAGTTTCGCCATGACCGCCGATCCGAAACCGTCTTGCTGCGGACCGCACACGAACTTGAAAAGCGCGGGGTGACCCTCATCGACTCCACCACGTTCAACAAAGACCAACTCGCCGACGAAGGCGTGATGACGCGTCGCTCGCCGTCCGAAACCGAAGCCCGCGCGATCGAACGCGGCTGGCACCTCGGCGGCATGCTGACGCGCGAAGACGTCGGCCAGAGCATGGCCGTTCGCGATCGCGACGTCCTGGCGATTGAGGCGACCGAAGGCACCGACGCGATGATCCGCCGCGCCGGCGACCTCTGCCGCGGCGGCGGATGGGTGCTGCTCAAGCGCGGCAACACGCGTCGCGACCCACGCATGGACGTGCCGACGATCGGGCTCAAGACGATCGAGACCATCAAGGCCGCCGGTGCGTCCTGCGTCTGCGTCGAGGCGGGACACGTCATGCTCCTGGAACGTGAGAGAGTCCTCGCCGCCGCGAACGAAGCGGGCTTGTGCATCGTCGGTCGCCGAAGCGACGACTGAGCGCATCAGAGCCAGAGATCGCGAAGACGCAAAGTCGCGAAGAGTGACGCGAAGAAGAGAAAAGAAGCCGAGAGACTTGCTCTGACCCTGAGCAACGCCTGCTCGACCTTCGCGTCTGTCTTCGCGCCTTTGCGTCTTCGCGATCTCCGAGACGACAGCCAGAAGGGCGGCCCAACCTATCTTGCCTGTGTGAATGCCGACGGACTGACGGTTGTGGCCATCCTCTACTGGCTGGCGTTGGCGGGGTGGTTTGGGGCGGTGTTTTTCGTCGTGATGTCCGCAGCGACAGTGCATCGAACTGTCGAAGAGGCGGACCCGACGCTGCCGACAGTGCTGAGCGTCAACTTAGAAGGCCGGCACGCGGCGTTGCTCGGCGGGCGCATCGTGGGCGATCTGCTCGGCCGCCTCTGGACGATCGAGCTGCTGGCCATGGTGATGCTGGGCATCGCGACGATCGCAGAGTGGCTGCTGGTCTTCCGCGACGGGCGAGATGTTCTGCTTCCTGCCGTGCGGACAGTGTTGCTCGCCGCAGCCGCAGGAGCAGCGTGGTACGGCAATCGCGTCCTGCGGGCCCGGGCGGAGCGGCACCGGGCGAGGTATGTCGAAGTCGCCGACGATCCCGAGGCATCGGAGGAGGCTGCGGGGCAGTTCAATCGTGACCAGGCGGACGCGTCGTCGTTGCTCATGATCGAGCTGGCGATGCTGGCGGGCGTCGTGCTGTTCGCTGCGATCGGCCTGGGCGTTCCCGCGGCTTCGGTGGTGACGCTGACCTGACGTGCCGGATACGCTCCGGGCAATCATGGAGAACACGAACAAGCCACGACGCGGCAAGCCTCGTCGCCCCGTCGAAGGCGATCACTACAACCGCGGCCAACACGGCTCGGCCCCGCCACGAGATCTTGAGCAGACCGTTGAGTCGGCCGAGCCCAAAATGAGCGTCCGCCGACGCGACCTGCGCGACGTCGTCCGCACGCTCGATGAGCTCTCTGACGAGCTGCACGAGCTCCCCAACGGCGACCTCGTCGCTCGCATCGTCCGCACGAGCATCAAGCTGCTTCGCGACGAGACCAATCGCGGCGACGTCAAGCTCATCGATAACGCCTTCGCCGAACTGCGCTACGCCCTCAAGGTCTTCGCGCCGTATCGCGATACTCGGAAGATCAGCATCTTCGGCAGCGCCCGCACACCTGAGGCTGACGCTGACTACAAGGCGGCCGAGGCGTTCGGTCGCGACATGGAGCAGAACGGCTGGATGGTCATCACCGGTGCCGGCGGCGGCATCATGGCGGCAGGCCACGGCGGGGCGGGCGCGGAGGGCTCCTTCGGCCTGAACATCTCGCTGCCGTTCGAGCAGTCGGCCAACGAGTTCATTCACGGCGATCCGAAGCTGGTCGACTTCAAGTACTTCTTCACGCGCAAGCTGATGTTCGTCCGCTCAAGCCACGCGGTCGCACTCTTCCCCGGCGGCTTCGGGACGATGGACGAGGGCTTCGAAGTGCTGACGCTCATCCAGACCGGCAAGAGTCCGCCGATGCCGCTGGTCATGGTCGACCACGACGGCAGCGACTACTGGTCCGCGTGGCACGACTACGTCAAGGACCACCTGCTCCGCGATGGCCTGATCAGCGAGCAAGACCTGTCGC from Planctomycetota bacterium encodes the following:
- a CDS encoding VOC family protein, translating into MDGSTQLRVARPTNRLAAIVAMYRDGLGLEVIGAFDDHDGFDGVMLGSPGAAYHFEFTHHRGHVVPDAPTQDHLVVFYVLDSAEWEQRCERMVAAGFRQVASYNPYWDRAGRTFEDLDGYRVVIQRGAW
- a CDS encoding DUF4132 domain-containing protein; the protein is MTKASKPWMKQARPLVEAVGQTSVSDAVRRWFPLVGLAGSVERQWNGYLDDPSRSVPLFDNQAVLAGLAWAACSGCDDPPLTAVADAAAKCYQNIPKVGVRCESLGNSFVRAIANTSTRDAAVQLLRLEHLVRQPKHRKTINKAVAKLCEDLGEERATLEEAAVPDYGLVDGSVRERVADAEAELTVAPRDRVVVAWSYVDGKGRSKTSRSAPKAVRDSEPEAVEAIKRKAKEIESLLPAQRSRLELMLRETRTWRFDAWRSAYLDHGLVGTVARRLIWSIDGIEVVWIDGRLHDVAGKPIEFAATAKVQLWHPITAKADDVLRWRQRLEATGVTQPFKQAHREVYVLTDAERQTSVYSNRFAAHILKTPTLVAVAQKRRWVVGLFGGESSPKTELPAWNMRAEFWVDEADVGDGDQDDGYSFGPSYLATDQVRFHELGEQDPMPLDRVPPVVLSEVMRDVDLFVGLASVGNDPQWRDRGVEQRYRDYWHDFSFGDLGQTAQTRKAVLEKLIPRLKIAERCSFSDKFLVVHGDVRTYKIHLGSGNILMEPNDQYLCIVPDRRAEAATEKSYLPFEGDRTMSVIVSKALLLADDTKITDSTIISQIR
- the katG gene encoding catalase/peroxidase HPI → MGISGLALGKSGYANKDWWPDQLDVGILHQHGGKASPMADDFDYAKAFESLDLAEVKKDIEKVLTTSVDWWPADFGHYGPFMIRMAWHAAGTYRTADGRGGSGSGMLRFAPLNSWPDNANLDKARRLIWPVKQKYGSKLSWGDLMILTGNVAIESMGLPTFGFGGGRVDRWEPDDGIYWGPEQEWLADKRYDGKEPGKRMLETPLGAVQMGLIYVNPQGSNGRHDPKESAHDIRETFGRMAMNDYETVALVAGGHTFGKSHAAAEPAMHVGPEPESAAIADQGFGWRNSFESGRGAHTITSEMEGVWTSKPTQWDNDYLDKLFKYDWQQTRSPAGAVQWEPVGDVDESDLVPDAHDPSKKHKPMMFTTDLSLKEDPSYKEISRHFQQNPEEFGQAFAKAWYKLTHRDMGPHERLLGPEVPEPQLWQDPVPAVEGELVNDEDVKQLKAKLLDSGLTTAQLVSTAWAAASSFRGTDKRGGANGGRIRLEPQKSWTINQPDELAKVLPVLEKVADDWNASSDRKISFADTVVLGGCAGVESAAKQGGVDVTVPFRPGRTDASQEHTDVDSFNVLEITADGFRNYISSDHTKPAHELLIDRAHLLNLTAPEMTALVGGLRVLGTNVGHPTLGLFTERPGTLSNDFFVNLLDMQYEWGVSTMCDHFYEGKHRETGETKWMGTSVDLLFGSNSILRALAEVYASDDAGEMFIHDFITAWNKVMELDRFDR
- a CDS encoding beta-carotene 15,15'-dioxygenase, Brp/Blh family; this translates as MVGNTVQESSSYPGTCAVDVLIIGGGCAGLALAHRLESSSLSVAVVEPRTDYGRDRTWCFWLDESPDRRDPADAIPEVVRKNIRWRWSKWAVDGGMGDAVIRSMPGLSYAGLTATDYYDAILPTLKKTTLYRGWSADRVDATGARIRRDGESVELAARFVVDTRPPASYRPNPTTRESVGASDGDEDLIQQFVGRTFRGKLDQSLATVMQFDEDSETETGLAFLYVLPVGDDEVLVDWTGMLRAPLAWSEAEARLIEGVQKHYPQLELDEDGYAESGLLPMSSASDVRPKDDGIVRLGIRGGACRPSTGYAFLQIQRQAQKLADELTHRDDLVAPAPAGRSRWLQLLDHIFVRKLRKEPEAFPGLFARLFRQVRPDRLARFLSDVPTARDGASVVMAMPKLPFAKEAIAGLGVVRRIKSIDWQSHRRLAVPVTAVLTLVLVGLLQWLSIPATVQVGLLAIAAAVGMAHGATDVWVGRRLFGNTAQGRARFGQLYVALAAAAVGLYLLAPGVWLVGFLALSLLHFGFGELPSLTPRSIGEGVESLVRGLMPIALPALIFAGDVQFALAAIAPSSAAIVTSTLAFLAVPTLLAVGVLLVVDVAARRWLSAAELVAVAALLVFVPPLLAFAVYFALWHSTRHLLSDVIDAPAGGAERPIAPVVFATIAPVAGALIIWPLLWASPLAGGALSATSAAIRVVFVTLGCLTVPHMLLVFVAARRHVVAQQQATSSVRQAPSVAVSPSALTL